The Acidobacteriaceae bacterium nucleotide sequence CACCATGAGCGACCGTCTGGCGCGTTTTCTGCTCCATGAGATTCTCCCAGCCGTCGAACAGCAACACACACTCGATGGAAAGCCCATCCGCCTAATCGACAACCCTGACGCACGGGCCATCGCCGGAAGTAGCACTGGTGGGATAGGCTCCTTCACCGTTGCTTGGCAACATCCAGAGGCCTTCCACCGAGTCTTCACATCTATCGGCACGTTCGTCGGAATGCGCGGCGGCGAGAGCTATTATGTGCAGGTCCGAAAGACTGAACCCAAGCCGATCCGTATCTTCATGGAAGACGGCGTGAATGATGAGTGGGCAGGCGCCGAGATGGGCGACTGGTGGATGTCCAACCTCACGATGAGCCGCGCACTAGAGTTCGCGGGCTACGACGTACGGCACATGTGGGGAGCAGGGACGCACAACAGCGCCCATGCAAAAGCCATCTTTCCTGAAGCCGTTCGTTGGCTGTGGCATGATTGGCCGCAACCGATCGTAGCGCAGCCTCCTGGAAATCGCGTGCTGAAAACGATCTTGAAGAGCGGTGAGGGGTGGCGTGTCATCTCCGCAGATTGTTCTGTTTCAACGGAACTCCATGCCGACAAAGTCGGCCGCATTCTCTGGGGAAAAGCGAACGATCCACGATGGCTTTCCCTCGATACACCACGCCTCCCCTGCACCGCGACGGAGGATCGGCCGAATGCCATCGGGCCAGAGGGAACAATCTTCGTAGCCGAGGCCTTAGGCGACATCCAACGGATCTCTCCAAACGGCGTAGAGACCACCGTTTCTACGGGGACGCAACGGTTGAACATCCAGCACCTGACGGTGAGAAGTGGCGGCGAAATCTATGCCCTCGTGCGGGCGCAGGATGGACACGATCAGCTCTGGATACTGCCCACGAATGGGACACCACGAATGCTCGACGCAGATCTGCATGATGCGTCGGGCCTGGCATTTTCGCCCGACGGACTTTGGCTCTTCGTCACGCAGAAGGATTCACGCTTCGGCCTGAACTACCGTGTGCGCGATGATGGCTCTTTGGACGCCCGTGAGCCCTTCTACATTTTCGATCTTTCGCCTTCTGCCGACCAGAGCGGAGCTGGACAAATCGCAATGGATCGCGATGGCCGCGCATACGTTGCGACTGCGTTGGGTATTCAAGTCTTCGACAGAAATGGAAGAGTCGCAGCCATTCTCCCTCTTCCGGGAAATGCGGTGGCAACGGGAATCGCCTTCGGAGGACCACAGTTCGACGTGCTCTTCGTATCCGCCGGCGGGAAACTCTATCGCAGGAAGCTCCAGGTTTCCGGCGTCGCACCTTGGGCATTTCCGATCAAGCTACCACCTTGGAGTCCCGGCTAAGAAAACAAGCCAATGCAGCTCAACCCACCGAAGGAGGAACAAACATGCGCGCATTGTTTTCCGTCACCACCGCACTCGTTCTCTCCCTCGCGAAGATTTCTGCGGCACAAGACACCCGCGAGGTGTCGGAACCGAAGATCACGGCATCACCGATGCCTTTGAAGGATCCGTGACGATTCAACGTCATTATCTCGAAGCCGCTCTTCGACCCGAATCAGTGCAAGGTTGCCTGTCCGAAGAATGGAGCTCTGCACTTCCATCAGGAGACTGACAAGGAATGCGAACGCGAGCGTGGATTGCAAAGCCTTGCATGCATCAGCTACTCGATCACGCGTGCCATGCTCACGTGCAACTGCACACTAGAGCACCAGCGCACCGGTAGAGGCTACGTTCCGCGACCGTACTTTCAAACGAGGGACGTCCCAAACAAAGGCTATATTGGGCTTCATGGTGGCATAGCCAGGAATGAAGCAGGTATATGACCACCAACCGAGCAGGCCTGAGCACGCTAGGAATCCGACAATCCAGAGTTAAGCTGACTTCCCTTGCGATCGTCTCGATCACATGTCCCGTAATGCCCTATCCATGAGCCAATAGTGTCACATTAAATGCCTGGTAAGTTCAGCTGACGGGAATGCAAGTCAATCGTGTATCGATAAGTATGTTGCTTGCGCTTTCTACGCCCTGCTAGTCGTAGGAATAAGCCCTACTGCAGATTAAGTGCAGCCAAAAGAAATGGCCGGACTAGACCCAACTACGTAAGCACTCAAATAGTTAATTTTAGGAGGTTTTTGGTAGCGTTACCGGGGCTCGAACCCGGACTCTTCGCCTTGAGAGGGCGAACATATGGGTTTGCACGACATCGCACAGACCTGCACCGCAATCAGTATATCTGTTGATATTATTACACTTATACACGATTAAGATTGCACCAAGCTGAACCTCCCTTGCACGAATTAACGGTATATACCTGGCAGAAATCTGGCAGATTTTTGTGCCACAATGTCCGAGGGAGATTTCATGCCAAGAGGACGCAAGCCGAAGGTTATCGAAGGCGATATCGCTGGAGTGTACGAGCAGAAGGGC carries:
- a CDS encoding alpha/beta hydrolase-fold protein encodes the protein MILVAIFLLTESSAISQESNTPTRSTESARPPSPIEEVTLPPFNDYPLGPDSKSQPTVPHGKTFRFEWSSSTIFPGTTRTITVYVPAEYNSDKPACTFIFLDGIGFNAPTVFDNLIAQHAMPVTIAIGVSPAQVESSTPGENPRFDRSMEFDTMSDRLARFLLHEILPAVEQQHTLDGKPIRLIDNPDARAIAGSSTGGIGSFTVAWQHPEAFHRVFTSIGTFVGMRGGESYYVQVRKTEPKPIRIFMEDGVNDEWAGAEMGDWWMSNLTMSRALEFAGYDVRHMWGAGTHNSAHAKAIFPEAVRWLWHDWPQPIVAQPPGNRVLKTILKSGEGWRVISADCSVSTELHADKVGRILWGKANDPRWLSLDTPRLPCTATEDRPNAIGPEGTIFVAEALGDIQRISPNGVETTVSTGTQRLNIQHLTVRSGGEIYALVRAQDGHDQLWILPTNGTPRMLDADLHDASGLAFSPDGLWLFVTQKDSRFGLNYRVRDDGSLDAREPFYIFDLSPSADQSGAGQIAMDRDGRAYVATALGIQVFDRNGRVAAILPLPGNAVATGIAFGGPQFDVLFVSAGGKLYRRKLQVSGVAPWAFPIKLPPWSPG